A region of Mauremys mutica isolate MM-2020 ecotype Southern chromosome 2, ASM2049712v1, whole genome shotgun sequence DNA encodes the following proteins:
- the NUDT18 gene encoding 8-oxo-dGDP phosphatase NUDT18 isoform X1 has protein sequence MLPCHHSPLVLRLVPLTSCGVWCVAAMACGALAEELDAVLSGRGWEVQERYDSAPVSAHPVRVRKTACYIVLAVLLNDQNDVLMMQEAKHECYGTWYLPAGRMEPNETILEAMKREVKEETGLECEPLTLLAVEERGPIWIRFVFLARPTGGTLKAPQDADAESLQARWWDRESPALPLRARDILPLMDLAVRYRDSPSHPMTLPEEMPCALICQRLLATFTNGAGDLWVLLSAVGAPHLPVSARTTSPCKIQNSIQAAACRLLKECCLLPQVTVRAHGVLGLQHLGKNAGKSDGVCFNVLLTVTQGGQSTQETPPELHGESFQWWKIEESSLRSRILQRLSSSSVVPIHSY, from the exons ATGCTCCCCTGCCACCACAGCCCTCTGGTGCTGCGCCTTGTGCCGCTGACCAGTTGTGGGGTTTGGTGTGTTGCAGCCATGGCCTGTGGTGCTCTGGCAGAGGAGCTGGATGCTGTGCTGAGCGGGAGGGGTTGGGAGGTGCAGGAGAGGTACGACTCTGCCCCTGTGTCCGCGCACCCTGTCAGAGTGCGGAAGACCGCCTGCTACATCGTCTTGGCTGTCCTGCTCAACGACCAG AACGATGTGCTGATGATGCAGGAGGCCAAGCATGAGTGCTATGGGACGTGGTACCTGCCTGCCGGGAGGATGGAGCCCAATGAGACCATCCTGGAGGCCATGAAGAGGGAGGTGAAGGAGGAGACAGGGCTGGAGTGTGAGCCCCTCACTCTGCTGGCAGTAGAAGAGAGAGGCCCCATCTGGATTCGCTTTGTCTTCCTCGCTCGGCCAACTG GTGGGACCTTGAAGGCACCCCAGGATGCAGATGCTGAATCCCTCCAAGCCAGGTGGTGGGACAGAGAATCTCCTGCCCTTCCTCTGCGAGCCCGGGACATCCTGCCCCTTATGGACCTTGCTGTGCGATATCGAGACAGCCCGTCCCACCCAATGACCTTGCCGGAGGAGATGCCCTGTGCCTTGATCTGCCAGAGGCTCCTGGCTACGTTCACCAATGGTGCCGGTGACTTGTGGGTGCTGCTGAGTGCTGTaggggccccgcacctgccggtgTCTGCCCGCACCACCTCCCCCTGCAAAATCCAAAACAGCATCCAGGCGGCAGCGTGCAGGCTGCTGAAGGAATGCTGCCTGCTACCCCAAGTGACTGTCCGGGCCCACGGGgtcctggggctgcagcaccTGGGCAAGAATGCAGGGAAATCTGACGGCGTTTGCTTCAACGTGCTGCTGACGGTTACGCAGGGTGgccagagcacccaggagacaccACCAGAGCTGCACGGTGAGAGCTTCCAGTGGTGGAAGATTGAAGAGAGCAGCTTGAGAAGCAGAATCCTCCAGCGGCTCAGCTCATCGTCTGTTGTTCCAATTCACAGCTACTGA
- the NUDT18 gene encoding 8-oxo-dGDP phosphatase NUDT18 isoform X2, producing MACGALAEELDAVLSGRGWEVQERYDSAPVSAHPVRVRKTACYIVLAVLLNDQNDVLMMQEAKHECYGTWYLPAGRMEPNETILEAMKREVKEETGLECEPLTLLAVEERGPIWIRFVFLARPTGGTLKAPQDADAESLQARWWDRESPALPLRARDILPLMDLAVRYRDSPSHPMTLPEEMPCALICQRLLATFTNGAGDLWVLLSAVGAPHLPVSARTTSPCKIQNSIQAAACRLLKECCLLPQVTVRAHGVLGLQHLGKNAGKSDGVCFNVLLTVTQGGQSTQETPPELHGESFQWWKIEESSLRSRILQRLSSSSVVPIHSY from the exons ATGGCCTGTGGTGCTCTGGCAGAGGAGCTGGATGCTGTGCTGAGCGGGAGGGGTTGGGAGGTGCAGGAGAGGTACGACTCTGCCCCTGTGTCCGCGCACCCTGTCAGAGTGCGGAAGACCGCCTGCTACATCGTCTTGGCTGTCCTGCTCAACGACCAG AACGATGTGCTGATGATGCAGGAGGCCAAGCATGAGTGCTATGGGACGTGGTACCTGCCTGCCGGGAGGATGGAGCCCAATGAGACCATCCTGGAGGCCATGAAGAGGGAGGTGAAGGAGGAGACAGGGCTGGAGTGTGAGCCCCTCACTCTGCTGGCAGTAGAAGAGAGAGGCCCCATCTGGATTCGCTTTGTCTTCCTCGCTCGGCCAACTG GTGGGACCTTGAAGGCACCCCAGGATGCAGATGCTGAATCCCTCCAAGCCAGGTGGTGGGACAGAGAATCTCCTGCCCTTCCTCTGCGAGCCCGGGACATCCTGCCCCTTATGGACCTTGCTGTGCGATATCGAGACAGCCCGTCCCACCCAATGACCTTGCCGGAGGAGATGCCCTGTGCCTTGATCTGCCAGAGGCTCCTGGCTACGTTCACCAATGGTGCCGGTGACTTGTGGGTGCTGCTGAGTGCTGTaggggccccgcacctgccggtgTCTGCCCGCACCACCTCCCCCTGCAAAATCCAAAACAGCATCCAGGCGGCAGCGTGCAGGCTGCTGAAGGAATGCTGCCTGCTACCCCAAGTGACTGTCCGGGCCCACGGGgtcctggggctgcagcaccTGGGCAAGAATGCAGGGAAATCTGACGGCGTTTGCTTCAACGTGCTGCTGACGGTTACGCAGGGTGgccagagcacccaggagacaccACCAGAGCTGCACGGTGAGAGCTTCCAGTGGTGGAAGATTGAAGAGAGCAGCTTGAGAAGCAGAATCCTCCAGCGGCTCAGCTCATCGTCTGTTGTTCCAATTCACAGCTACTGA
- the NUDT18 gene encoding 8-oxo-dGDP phosphatase NUDT18 isoform X3 has translation MMQEAKHECYGTWYLPAGRMEPNETILEAMKREVKEETGLECEPLTLLAVEERGPIWIRFVFLARPTGGTLKAPQDADAESLQARWWDRESPALPLRARDILPLMDLAVRYRDSPSHPMTLPEEMPCALICQRLLATFTNGAGDLWVLLSAVGAPHLPVSARTTSPCKIQNSIQAAACRLLKECCLLPQVTVRAHGVLGLQHLGKNAGKSDGVCFNVLLTVTQGGQSTQETPPELHGESFQWWKIEESSLRSRILQRLSSSSVVPIHSY, from the exons ATGATGCAGGAGGCCAAGCATGAGTGCTATGGGACGTGGTACCTGCCTGCCGGGAGGATGGAGCCCAATGAGACCATCCTGGAGGCCATGAAGAGGGAGGTGAAGGAGGAGACAGGGCTGGAGTGTGAGCCCCTCACTCTGCTGGCAGTAGAAGAGAGAGGCCCCATCTGGATTCGCTTTGTCTTCCTCGCTCGGCCAACTG GTGGGACCTTGAAGGCACCCCAGGATGCAGATGCTGAATCCCTCCAAGCCAGGTGGTGGGACAGAGAATCTCCTGCCCTTCCTCTGCGAGCCCGGGACATCCTGCCCCTTATGGACCTTGCTGTGCGATATCGAGACAGCCCGTCCCACCCAATGACCTTGCCGGAGGAGATGCCCTGTGCCTTGATCTGCCAGAGGCTCCTGGCTACGTTCACCAATGGTGCCGGTGACTTGTGGGTGCTGCTGAGTGCTGTaggggccccgcacctgccggtgTCTGCCCGCACCACCTCCCCCTGCAAAATCCAAAACAGCATCCAGGCGGCAGCGTGCAGGCTGCTGAAGGAATGCTGCCTGCTACCCCAAGTGACTGTCCGGGCCCACGGGgtcctggggctgcagcaccTGGGCAAGAATGCAGGGAAATCTGACGGCGTTTGCTTCAACGTGCTGCTGACGGTTACGCAGGGTGgccagagcacccaggagacaccACCAGAGCTGCACGGTGAGAGCTTCCAGTGGTGGAAGATTGAAGAGAGCAGCTTGAGAAGCAGAATCCTCCAGCGGCTCAGCTCATCGTCTGTTGTTCCAATTCACAGCTACTGA